Proteins encoded together in one Ferroglobus placidus DSM 10642 window:
- a CDS encoding nucleotidyltransferase domain-containing protein produces the protein MEEELKVIKEVILETARKHGIEVEKIILFGSRARGNHKEDSDWDILIVTKKKLNKSAKDRFIFEVRRKIVWRLEEPIDVIVADKRKYDEYKQVYGSIIGQAAKEGVAV, from the coding sequence ATGGAGGAGGAGCTGAAGGTAATCAAAGAAGTCATCCTCGAAACTGCCAGAAAGCACGGGATTGAGGTAGAGAAGATAATTCTCTTCGGTTCAAGGGCGAGAGGTAATCATAAGGAAGACTCAGATTGGGATATACTGATCGTGACAAAGAAAAAGCTGAACAAAAGCGCAAAGGATCGATTCATCTTCGAGGTTAGAAGAAAAATAGTTTGGAGGCTGGAAGAACCCATCGATGTCATTGTGGCTGACAAGCGTAAGTATGATGAATACAAACAAGTTTACGGGTCTATAATCGGGCAGGCTGCAAAAGAAGGAGTCGCTGTATGA
- a CDS encoding HEPN domain-containing protein produces MGRKADRDIIAAETLFEAEIYDYSLFHSQQAIEKFLKAFLTYHNKPFGKTHDITFLLKLCIDVDESFKQLLEAEVDKLYPRAIEVRYPEVEYEVLPEEAEEAIKLAEKVKEFVLKKFNIR; encoded by the coding sequence ATGGGTAGAAAAGCGGACAGAGACATAATTGCAGCAGAGACTCTCTTTGAAGCGGAAATTTACGACTACTCCTTATTTCATTCTCAGCAAGCAATTGAAAAGTTTTTAAAAGCTTTTCTGACTTATCACAACAAACCTTTCGGGAAAACACACGATATAACCTTTCTACTCAAGCTCTGCATTGATGTTGATGAAAGTTTCAAGCAACTTCTTGAGGCTGAGGTTGACAAGCTGTATCCCAGGGCTATAGAGGTAAGATATCCAGAAGTGGAATACGAGGTTTTACCAGAAGAAGCGGAAGAGGCGATAAAGTTAGCCGAAAAAGTTAAAGAGTTCGTTCTGAAAAAGTTTAATATACGTTAA
- a CDS encoding antitoxin VapB family protein — protein MVKTITIADDVYNELVKIKGSRSFSEVIRELLKARRGNSEVLVKMFGVLSEEEADRAKRKIEEIEKEFEKWQSSIRA, from the coding sequence ATGGTCAAAACCATAACCATAGCGGATGACGTTTACAACGAGCTCGTGAAAATTAAAGGTAGCAGAAGCTTTTCGGAAGTAATAAGAGAACTTTTGAAAGCGAGGAGAGGAAATTCGGAAGTTCTCGTAAAGATGTTCGGAGTTCTCAGCGAGGAGGAAGCCGATAGAGCAAAGAGAAAAATCGAGGAAATCGAAAAAGAGTTCGAAAAATGGCAGTCCTCGATACGAGCGTAA
- a CDS encoding type II toxin-antitoxin system VapC family toxin: MAVLDTSVIIEIARGNRKALNAVLSEDNYFYITSITWFEIKVGAPKLAELNLVDSLECLSFDRKSADVAAEIYIKLKKDGKMVSLKDLFIGAICISNKEKLITMDSDFEILRDFGLEVVFIKQ, translated from the coding sequence ATGGCAGTCCTCGATACGAGCGTAATAATCGAAATAGCCAGAGGAAACAGAAAAGCTTTGAATGCGGTCTTGTCTGAGGACAACTACTTTTACATAACCTCGATAACTTGGTTTGAAATAAAGGTCGGCGCGCCTAAACTTGCTGAATTGAACCTCGTGGATTCTTTAGAGTGTCTGAGCTTTGACAGAAAATCGGCTGATGTGGCAGCGGAGATTTACATAAAGCTGAAAAAGGACGGTAAGATGGTAAGTTTGAAAGACTTGTTTATCGGCGCCATCTGCATTAGCAATAAGGAGAAGCTGATTACTATGGATTCGGATTTTGAGATTTTGCGCGACTTTGGGCTTGAAGTAGTTTTTATTAAACAATAA
- a CDS encoding nucleotidyltransferase domain-containing protein, translating to MEEELKVIKEAILETARKHGIEVEKIILFGSRARGNHKEDSDWDILIVTKKKLNKDEFWKFYSHLNEKLISTLDSPVDVILVDTKEFSEKSRYRGFLHYWAEREGVVV from the coding sequence ATGGAGGAGGAGCTGAAGGTCATCAAAGAAGCCATTCTCGAAACTGCCAGAAAGCACGGGATTGAGGTAGAGAAGATAATTCTCTTCGGTTCAAGGGCGAGAGGTAATCATAAGGAAGACTCAGATTGGGATATACTGATTGTGACAAAGAAAAAGCTGAACAAAGATGAGTTCTGGAAGTTCTACTCTCACTTGAACGAAAAACTGATATCCACTCTCGACAGTCCAGTGGATGTGATTTTGGTTGACACAAAGGAGTTCAGTGAAAAATCACGCTACAGGGGTTTTCTGCATTACTGGGCTGAGAGAGAAGGGGTGGTTGTTTGA
- a CDS encoding HEPN domain-containing protein, whose amino-acid sequence MKKGTKEMLDLVEENIVTARKSAEIGLYRSACFWAQQAIELVLKAFLAENDALEKKSTIKTPPPLNILLQAYLRCLKCRCLGRRTESI is encoded by the coding sequence TTGAAAAAGGGAACTAAAGAAATGCTTGATCTAGTTGAAGAAAACATTGTCACTGCAAGAAAAAGTGCAGAAATCGGTCTTTATCGAAGTGCCTGTTTCTGGGCTCAGCAAGCAATCGAACTTGTTTTAAAAGCTTTTTTAGCGGAAAATGACGCATTGGAAAAGAAAAGCACGATCAAAACCCCACCACCCTTAAATATTCTCCTGCAGGCTTACCTTCGGTGTCTGAAATGCCGTTGCTTAGGGAGGAGGACAGAGAGTATCTGA
- a CDS encoding thioredoxin family protein, producing MPLLREEDREYLKKEFEKVLKDKVRVLGFVRGEDCKYCRETKELLEEVASLSDKIELVFPESGEEYGIEEVPAVVVQDEKGELGTRVRFLGIPSGYEFTALIKDIMYVSTRTLEISESTIEELQNIENKIVIEVYVTPSCPYCPRAVLLAHQFAMVSEKNNRSYD from the coding sequence ATGCCGTTGCTTAGGGAGGAGGACAGAGAGTATCTGAAAAAGGAGTTCGAAAAAGTTTTGAAGGACAAAGTAAGAGTTCTCGGATTCGTCAGGGGTGAGGACTGCAAGTACTGTAGGGAAACTAAGGAATTGCTTGAAGAGGTCGCTTCGCTTTCGGATAAAATCGAGCTTGTCTTTCCCGAGAGCGGAGAAGAGTACGGGATAGAGGAAGTTCCGGCTGTGGTCGTTCAGGACGAAAAAGGGGAGCTTGGGACGAGAGTTAGATTCCTCGGAATTCCCTCGGGCTACGAATTCACCGCTCTGATAAAAGACATAATGTACGTTTCAACGAGAACTCTCGAGATATCGGAGTCGACGATTGAAGAGCTGCAGAATATCGAGAACAAAATTGTAATTGAAGTTTACGTAACTCCGAGCTGTCCCTACTGTCCGAGAGCAGTTTTGCTTGCGCACCAATTTGCAATGGTTAGCGAAAAAAATAACCGGAGTTATGATTGA
- the cbpB gene encoding peptide-modifying radical SAM enzyme CbpB → MKFWKFGEKNFVLDPDSLFWAVYEEGEDFEDLREKVAEKLLAKLNEFRFTVDVRTLYLNVIDDCNANCPYCYIPRERRRRKNVLSIRKIEEALEKFSDVENVIFHGAEPILAREIIFEVAETFDLEFGIQTNCIDVTEKDLNFFAEREFNVGVSLDAPKKEINDALRGKGHFEKAVNTLKVLSDYDCPRTSITTITKINAPYLAEMVEFLSDYVSVALMNPVRGTTEKARELRENPIKLAEKYIKAVERSIELTKEGKRIVIGDFANIVLGFIAPTSRVLQCDISPCGGGKLFVCLAPDGIYPCGEFLGFNEFRKDLEKIDPENPFPEMLERVVERIPECTECWAKHLCGSPCPAEIYSEGGSMFNKSYYCEFYKALAEHAARVIARDDEKYLIKTGKMRKVYSFS, encoded by the coding sequence ATGAAGTTCTGGAAGTTCGGCGAGAAGAACTTCGTTTTAGATCCAGATTCCCTCTTCTGGGCAGTCTACGAAGAAGGGGAAGATTTTGAAGATCTCAGAGAAAAAGTCGCTGAAAAACTTCTCGCTAAGCTAAACGAGTTCAGATTTACTGTAGATGTGAGAACCCTCTATCTAAACGTAATCGATGATTGCAATGCAAACTGCCCGTACTGCTACATTCCGAGGGAAAGAAGGAGAAGAAAAAACGTTTTGAGCATTAGGAAGATAGAAGAAGCTCTCGAAAAATTTAGCGATGTTGAAAACGTAATTTTCCACGGGGCTGAGCCGATTTTGGCGAGGGAGATTATTTTTGAAGTGGCTGAAACCTTCGATTTAGAATTTGGTATTCAAACGAACTGCATTGACGTAACCGAGAAGGACTTGAATTTCTTTGCTGAAAGAGAATTTAACGTCGGAGTATCGTTGGATGCTCCGAAAAAGGAAATTAACGACGCTTTGAGAGGAAAAGGGCATTTCGAGAAAGCCGTAAACACCCTAAAAGTTCTATCAGATTACGATTGCCCGAGAACCTCTATCACTACCATCACGAAAATTAACGCTCCGTATCTTGCGGAAATGGTTGAGTTTCTCTCGGATTACGTTAGCGTAGCCCTCATGAATCCCGTTAGGGGGACGACGGAAAAGGCAAGAGAACTAAGGGAGAATCCAATTAAGCTCGCTGAAAAGTATATTAAAGCTGTTGAGAGATCCATAGAGCTTACGAAGGAGGGAAAGAGAATAGTGATAGGTGATTTCGCAAACATAGTATTAGGATTTATCGCACCAACTTCAAGAGTTTTACAGTGCGACATTTCTCCATGCGGGGGAGGAAAGCTCTTTGTCTGCTTAGCTCCGGACGGAATTTATCCTTGCGGAGAGTTTCTCGGATTTAACGAATTCAGAAAAGATCTTGAGAAGATCGATCCAGAAAATCCGTTTCCAGAGATGCTCGAAAGAGTCGTCGAAAGAATTCCCGAATGCACCGAGTGCTGGGCTAAGCATCTCTGCGGCTCCCCCTGTCCAGCTGAGATATATTCAGAGGGCGGGAGCATGTTTAACAAGTCCTATTACTGCGAATTTTACAAAGCTTTGGCTGAGCACGCAGCGAGAGTGATAGCGAGGGATGATGAAAAGTATTTGATAAAAACTGGGAAAATGAGGAAAGTTTATTCCTTCAGCTGA
- the cbpA gene encoding modified peptide precursor CbpA, translating into MKSYKLECKAEGGLTHYIASKNSPF; encoded by the coding sequence ATGAAGTCTTACAAGCTCGAGTGCAAAGCGGAGGGAGGACTAACCCATTACATCGCCAGTAAAAACTCCCCCTTTTAA
- a CDS encoding acyl-CoA dehydrogenase family protein gives MLAEEILTEEQKEIKEAAREFAEKEFPKYAEEFDKKEEFPFELWKKAAKLGFIGLFFPEEYGGAGYGITEYCLAVEEFWRVDAGLGLILSSTFGSEMILLFGREDQKEKYLPPLAKGEAISCACFTEPQSGSDLAGIKTTAREENEHFVINGNKIFITNGSIADFYIVLARTDKGEKRHHGLSVFVVERGTEGLEARKMKDKLGIRASDTAEVFFKNVKVPKENLIGERGRGFYQAVEFFNVTRIHVAFQAVGIAQGAFELALEYAKNRELFERKLIDFQMTREKLAKMRTEIEAARLLAYQAALYYDKNHKSDPGLTAMAKYYTAKIAQKAVTEALQIFGGHGFVSSAISRMYRDVRVLEIYEGTREVELEIVANSILGKYGSTLSKVRKHPMM, from the coding sequence ATGCTGGCTGAGGAAATTCTTACGGAAGAGCAGAAAGAGATAAAGGAGGCTGCGAGGGAATTTGCCGAGAAGGAGTTTCCGAAGTACGCTGAGGAGTTCGACAAAAAAGAAGAGTTTCCTTTCGAGCTTTGGAAAAAAGCGGCAAAACTCGGATTTATTGGATTGTTCTTTCCCGAAGAGTACGGCGGAGCCGGGTACGGAATAACAGAATACTGCTTAGCTGTTGAGGAGTTCTGGAGAGTCGACGCCGGATTGGGTTTGATTTTATCATCAACCTTCGGCTCAGAGATGATACTTCTCTTCGGCAGAGAGGATCAAAAAGAAAAGTATTTGCCTCCTTTAGCGAAAGGTGAAGCTATAAGCTGCGCATGCTTTACAGAACCTCAATCGGGAAGTGATTTGGCTGGAATAAAAACGACTGCCAGAGAAGAAAACGAACACTTCGTTATAAACGGAAACAAAATATTTATTACAAACGGAAGCATAGCAGACTTTTACATCGTTCTTGCGAGAACCGATAAAGGTGAGAAGAGACATCACGGACTGAGCGTTTTCGTCGTTGAAAGGGGAACTGAAGGTTTAGAAGCGAGAAAGATGAAGGACAAACTCGGAATTAGAGCGAGCGACACAGCCGAAGTTTTCTTTAAAAACGTGAAGGTTCCCAAAGAAAATTTAATTGGCGAGAGGGGGAGAGGGTTTTACCAAGCCGTCGAATTCTTCAACGTGACGAGAATTCACGTTGCTTTTCAGGCTGTCGGCATAGCCCAAGGAGCTTTTGAGCTCGCTTTAGAATACGCTAAGAATAGAGAACTCTTCGAAAGAAAGCTTATCGACTTTCAAATGACGAGAGAGAAACTCGCGAAAATGAGAACCGAAATCGAGGCTGCAAGACTTTTAGCTTATCAAGCCGCTCTTTACTACGACAAAAACCACAAATCAGATCCGGGATTGACGGCTATGGCTAAATATTACACAGCTAAAATTGCTCAGAAAGCCGTGACGGAGGCTTTGCAAATTTTCGGTGGGCATGGGTTCGTCTCCTCAGCAATTTCGAGGATGTACAGAGATGTGAGAGTCCTCGAGATATACGAAGGAACGAGGGAAGTCGAGCTTGAGATCGTAGCCAACTCGATCTTAGGAAAGTACGGCTCAACTCTTAGCAAAGTTAGAAAACACCCCATGATGTAG
- a CDS encoding long-chain-fatty-acid--CoA ligase — protein MEFPWYKHYPKHVPKSLEYPERSLFENLKISAKKFPGNCAVVYKDYPYTYEKLLELSSKFANFLLSLGIKKGDRVALYLPNLPQFVIAYYGALAAGGVVVACNALYKEKEVEYILSDSKAKVVVTLDEMRGVVENVKESTEVEEIISTSRSEALNGFTSGKFSELLEEQPAEDPNVRINPKDDLAVLQYTGGTTGNPKGAMLTHYNLLVIQVMESLWFEFEEGKEVSIIFLPLSHIYGMNWCMNTMIYSAGTIVLMEKFEPKEVIENVNKYKPTIFYGVPTVYIALLNHPEIKKADFSKMRTCFSAAAPLPPEVRRRWKEVTKAEIIEAWGLTEASPCLTCTPLGMSGDHLIGVPMPDTVVKVVDLDTGKDLPPGKVGELVAKGPQIMKGYWNNPKETEEALRDGWLRTGDLGYMDENGLFYYVDRVKDLINVAGYKVWPDEVENVIYEHPAVLECAVVSSPDEIKGEVPKAYIVLKEEFKGRVSAEDIIEHCKRKLAPFKVPKKVEFVDELPKSPVGKILRRILREKEWKNAG, from the coding sequence ATGGAGTTTCCTTGGTACAAACATTATCCGAAGCATGTTCCGAAAAGCCTTGAGTATCCGGAGAGAAGCCTTTTCGAGAACTTAAAGATTTCAGCTAAAAAGTTCCCAGGAAATTGCGCCGTCGTGTACAAGGATTATCCTTACACCTACGAAAAGCTCCTTGAGCTTTCGAGCAAATTCGCAAATTTTCTGCTTTCCCTCGGAATTAAAAAGGGAGATAGAGTGGCTTTATACCTCCCAAACCTTCCACAATTCGTCATAGCTTACTACGGAGCTCTCGCAGCTGGAGGAGTTGTTGTGGCTTGTAACGCTTTGTACAAGGAAAAAGAGGTAGAATACATTCTTTCCGACTCTAAAGCAAAGGTTGTTGTAACTCTCGATGAAATGAGAGGTGTTGTCGAAAACGTTAAAGAAAGCACGGAAGTGGAAGAGATAATATCTACAAGCAGGTCCGAAGCTCTCAATGGTTTTACTTCCGGAAAATTTTCGGAACTGCTTGAAGAGCAGCCAGCAGAGGATCCGAACGTGAGAATAAATCCGAAGGATGATTTGGCTGTTTTGCAGTACACCGGCGGAACCACGGGCAATCCGAAAGGGGCTATGCTTACCCACTACAACCTCCTCGTGATTCAGGTCATGGAATCGCTGTGGTTCGAGTTCGAAGAAGGGAAAGAAGTTTCGATAATCTTTCTACCGCTTTCCCACATCTACGGAATGAACTGGTGCATGAACACGATGATTTACTCAGCCGGAACGATCGTTTTGATGGAGAAGTTCGAGCCGAAGGAGGTTATTGAAAACGTGAACAAGTACAAGCCGACGATATTTTACGGAGTGCCTACCGTTTACATAGCTCTACTCAACCATCCAGAAATAAAGAAAGCCGATTTCTCAAAAATGAGAACTTGCTTCAGCGCCGCAGCACCTCTTCCGCCGGAGGTTAGAAGGAGGTGGAAGGAGGTTACTAAAGCGGAAATCATAGAGGCTTGGGGGCTGACGGAAGCGTCCCCTTGTTTAACATGCACGCCCCTCGGAATGAGCGGGGATCATCTAATTGGCGTTCCGATGCCGGACACGGTAGTCAAGGTCGTCGACCTCGACACGGGGAAAGATCTACCTCCGGGAAAAGTTGGAGAGCTCGTAGCAAAGGGTCCGCAAATTATGAAAGGTTACTGGAACAATCCCAAGGAGACGGAAGAAGCTTTAAGGGACGGATGGCTTCGCACCGGCGATTTGGGATACATGGACGAAAACGGGTTATTTTATTACGTGGACAGAGTGAAAGACTTGATCAACGTCGCCGGATACAAAGTCTGGCCAGACGAGGTTGAAAACGTTATTTACGAGCATCCAGCAGTTCTGGAATGTGCCGTCGTTTCCTCACCCGACGAAATTAAAGGAGAAGTTCCGAAAGCTTACATCGTTTTGAAAGAAGAGTTTAAAGGGAGAGTTTCCGCTGAAGACATAATAGAGCATTGTAAAAGAAAGCTCGCTCCGTTTAAAGTCCCTAAAAAAGTTGAGTTCGTTGACGAACTTCCGAAATCTCCCGTCGGAAAGATATTGAGGAGGATTTTGAGGGAAAAGGAGTGGAAAAATGCTGGCTGA
- a CDS encoding LUD domain-containing protein: protein MKIVRGISEHGKNVSKAVDEILKSFPFVKKFAEEVREEKRKVLNDLDYWIDKAMKNLEEKNAYVYLAKKGEEANKVVGEIVGTNKLVVKAKSSVSDELSLRDFLEKNGNEVWETDLGELIVQLAEEKPMHIVAPAIHFSEEEAKRILGKIGIRGNSPEELTYAVRSFMRNKFLEADIGISGCNAFSVESSSIFLVENEGNIRLVSSLPKKYIAIVSLEKILPKDELCLKSILVQSAFAGVFPPAYININKPNKYQEFHVIFLDNGRTSDERFREVLLCVKCGRCQLECPIFQLFGVNWGGVYGGPMGRILSYLITRRAESDIFLCTSCKKCDYVCPMGIELSKMVRRIKMDVKRSWS, encoded by the coding sequence ATGAAAATCGTTCGTGGAATTTCAGAGCACGGCAAGAACGTTTCGAAAGCTGTAGATGAGATTTTAAAGAGCTTTCCGTTCGTAAAGAAATTCGCCGAAGAAGTTAGGGAAGAGAAGAGGAAAGTTTTGAACGATTTAGATTACTGGATCGATAAAGCTATGAAGAATCTTGAGGAGAAGAACGCTTACGTTTATCTTGCGAAAAAAGGTGAGGAGGCTAACAAAGTAGTGGGGGAAATCGTAGGCACGAACAAGCTCGTTGTAAAAGCTAAGTCGTCGGTGAGCGATGAGCTATCTTTGAGGGATTTTTTAGAGAAGAACGGAAATGAGGTGTGGGAGACCGATTTAGGAGAGTTGATAGTTCAACTCGCAGAAGAAAAGCCGATGCACATCGTAGCTCCGGCTATTCACTTCTCCGAAGAAGAAGCTAAGAGAATTCTCGGAAAAATCGGGATTAGAGGAAACTCTCCGGAGGAGTTAACTTACGCTGTCAGATCCTTTATGAGGAACAAATTTTTGGAGGCTGACATCGGAATTTCCGGCTGTAACGCTTTCTCGGTCGAAAGCTCAAGTATTTTTTTAGTGGAAAACGAGGGCAACATAAGGCTCGTCTCTTCTCTGCCTAAGAAATACATCGCTATAGTTAGCTTGGAAAAAATCTTGCCGAAAGACGAGCTCTGTCTGAAATCTATCCTCGTTCAGTCGGCTTTCGCCGGAGTTTTTCCTCCAGCTTACATAAACATCAACAAGCCCAACAAGTATCAGGAGTTCCACGTAATATTCCTCGACAACGGAAGGACGTCTGATGAGAGGTTTAGAGAAGTTCTCCTCTGCGTAAAATGCGGGAGATGCCAGCTCGAATGTCCGATCTTTCAGCTTTTTGGCGTGAACTGGGGAGGAGTTTACGGAGGACCTATGGGAAGAATTTTAAGCTACCTGATAACCAGAAGAGCTGAGAGTGACATTTTTCTCTGCACGTCATGCAAAAAATGCGATTACGTTTGTCCCATGGGTATAGAGCTTTCGAAAATGGTTAGAAGAATAAAAATGGACGTTAAGAGAAGTTGGAGCTAA
- the ilvD gene encoding dihydroxy-acid dehydratase, protein MRSDIVKKGIDRVAHRALLRALGLTDDDFEKPFIGIANAYNTIVPGHMSLDRITQFVKLGIASAGGVPFEFGVIGICDGIAMGHKGMSYSLPSREIIADSIEAMVEAHQFDGLVVVGSCDKIVPGMLMAVMRLNIPSIVVTSGPMIPEKLNGKKLSIKHAFEAAGMYKAGELSEEELKLYENYCAAYCGSCQGLYTANTMQILTETLGLSLPYTSTSPCSSSRKLRIAKEAGKRVVELVKQDLKPLDIVNENSFENAITMDMMIGGSTNTVLHLPAIAREAGIKIELDKFDEISRKTPHLVALDPASDEMVVDLDESGGVPMIIKKAKEYFHNEMTVSGKRLYEIAEEAFARGRDIIASPEKPLSKEGGIAILKGNLGKAVIKAAAVDEEMRKFEGEAKVFDSEKDALDAILGGKIEEGDVVVIRYMGPKAAGMPEMLLPTAAISGMGLERVALITDGRFSGATRGPAVGHVTPEALAGGTIALVEDGDAIEIDIPNRKLNVKISEEELRERREKWKPKEIRHRGLLAKYSKLVTSAEEGATTSLN, encoded by the coding sequence ATGAGGAGTGACATCGTTAAAAAAGGAATTGACAGAGTTGCCCACAGAGCTCTTCTAAGAGCTTTAGGTTTGACCGACGACGACTTTGAGAAGCCGTTCATCGGAATAGCCAACGCCTACAACACAATCGTTCCCGGACACATGAGTTTGGATAGGATAACGCAGTTCGTAAAGCTTGGGATCGCTTCAGCAGGAGGAGTTCCTTTTGAGTTCGGAGTAATAGGAATATGCGACGGAATTGCGATGGGGCATAAGGGGATGAGCTACTCCCTACCATCGAGAGAGATTATTGCCGACTCCATAGAGGCTATGGTCGAAGCTCATCAGTTCGACGGGCTTGTGGTTGTTGGAAGCTGCGATAAGATCGTTCCGGGAATGCTGATGGCTGTGATGAGGCTGAACATTCCCTCCATAGTGGTAACTTCCGGACCCATGATTCCGGAAAAGCTTAACGGAAAAAAGCTGTCGATAAAGCACGCCTTCGAAGCAGCTGGAATGTACAAAGCCGGAGAGCTGAGTGAGGAAGAGCTGAAGCTCTACGAAAACTATTGTGCCGCTTACTGCGGAAGCTGCCAGGGACTTTATACAGCGAACACGATGCAAATCCTCACGGAAACTCTCGGCTTAAGCCTACCTTACACTTCCACATCTCCCTGCAGTTCGTCGAGAAAACTGAGAATTGCCAAAGAGGCTGGAAAGAGGGTTGTTGAATTGGTCAAGCAAGATTTGAAACCCCTGGACATCGTCAACGAGAACAGTTTCGAGAACGCTATAACGATGGACATGATGATCGGCGGCTCAACTAACACTGTTCTCCATCTTCCGGCGATAGCGAGAGAGGCTGGAATAAAAATCGAGCTCGATAAATTCGATGAGATAAGCAGAAAGACTCCTCACTTAGTTGCCTTAGATCCGGCAAGCGATGAAATGGTTGTAGATCTGGACGAGAGCGGAGGAGTGCCGATGATAATAAAAAAGGCGAAAGAGTACTTCCACAACGAGATGACGGTAAGCGGAAAGAGACTCTACGAAATTGCCGAAGAAGCTTTCGCGAGGGGAAGGGACATAATCGCTTCTCCAGAAAAACCGCTGAGCAAAGAAGGAGGAATAGCAATTCTGAAGGGTAATTTAGGAAAGGCGGTGATAAAAGCTGCGGCTGTTGATGAAGAGATGAGAAAATTTGAAGGAGAAGCGAAGGTTTTCGACTCTGAGAAGGACGCTCTAGATGCAATACTCGGAGGGAAAATTGAGGAAGGAGACGTAGTGGTGATAAGGTACATGGGTCCGAAAGCTGCGGGAATGCCGGAGATGCTTTTGCCAACAGCAGCAATTAGTGGAATGGGATTGGAGAGAGTTGCTTTAATAACCGACGGAAGGTTCAGCGGAGCGACGAGAGGTCCGGCTGTTGGACACGTAACTCCGGAAGCTTTAGCTGGAGGGACGATTGCATTAGTAGAAGATGGAGACGCCATAGAGATAGACATTCCAAACAGAAAGCTCAACGTAAAAATAAGCGAAGAGGAGTTAAGAGAGAGGAGAGAGAAGTGGAAGCCGAAGGAGATCAGGCACAGAGGTTTATTAGCTAAGTACTCCAAGCTCGTAACTTCCGCCGAAGAAGGAGCCACAACCTCTTTAAATTAG
- the npdG gene encoding NADPH-dependent F420 reductase, with amino-acid sequence MKISILGGTGNLGKGLAIRLDLAGFDVFVGSRKEEKAKKLAEEYNEVAEKFGGGGIIGVENEKAAKISDVSIITIPWEHAFETAGKLKNALSEKIVVSPLVPMRFENGFARYVEIDGSSAAEKLASILSESFVVSAFNNIPAKRFANLEEKFSWDVLVCSDDAKAKKVVMDVVNKIEGLRALDFGELKNSRIVERLTPMLINLARINNLKPLGLRFD; translated from the coding sequence ATGAAAATTTCGATACTTGGTGGCACTGGAAACTTGGGAAAAGGGCTTGCGATAAGGCTCGATCTCGCCGGCTTCGACGTTTTTGTTGGGTCGAGGAAGGAGGAGAAGGCTAAAAAGCTCGCCGAAGAATACAACGAGGTTGCCGAAAAATTCGGGGGCGGAGGAATAATCGGGGTCGAAAATGAAAAAGCTGCTAAAATCTCCGACGTTTCGATAATTACTATCCCTTGGGAACACGCTTTCGAAACTGCTGGAAAGCTCAAAAATGCTTTATCTGAAAAAATAGTCGTTTCTCCCCTCGTCCCTATGAGATTCGAAAACGGTTTCGCTCGTTACGTTGAAATTGATGGAAGTTCAGCCGCAGAAAAGCTCGCTTCGATTCTCTCTGAAAGTTTTGTCGTTTCAGCTTTCAACAACATTCCGGCTAAGAGATTTGCAAATTTGGAGGAGAAATTTAGCTGGGACGTTTTGGTTTGTTCGGATGACGCGAAAGCGAAAAAAGTTGTTATGGACGTCGTAAACAAAATAGAGGGTTTGCGGGCTTTAGATTTCGGGGAGCTGAAAAATTCGAGAATCGTTGAAAGGCTCACACCGATGCTGATAAATCTCGCAAGAATCAACAACCTAAAACCCCTCGGTTTGAGGTTCGATTAG